Proteins encoded within one genomic window of Streptomyces sp. NBC_01314:
- a CDS encoding ferredoxin has translation MGDRWHVEVDRSLCIGSAQCTHLAPEAFRLDSAMQSHPAAPDTDANERILKAAEGCPVEAITIALLGSGEPVFPPED, from the coding sequence ATGGGTGACCGCTGGCACGTGGAGGTCGACCGTTCCCTCTGTATCGGCTCCGCCCAGTGCACCCACCTCGCCCCGGAAGCCTTCCGCCTCGACTCCGCCATGCAGTCCCACCCCGCCGCCCCCGACACCGATGCCAACGAACGCATCCTGAAGGCGGCGGAGGGCTGCCCGGTGGAGGCGATCACGATCGCCCTCCTGGGCAGCGGGGAGCCGGTGTTCCCGCCGGAGGACTAG
- a CDS encoding tetratricopeptide repeat protein: MRKSEAMELIKQAYVAWDAEEWQRAADLYEQVLAHFPDEKPSAEWWYDAALGHKFLRNWDKAYELGIQAAARAPRGEGDPAYWNLGIAATIRRDWATARDAWTGFGIQLPDGEGEIDGRFGQACVRLDTDGAREVVWIDRLCPTRGRVMNVPVTGGRRYGEIVLHDGQPNGERVVDGATYPVFDELLLFEPSDLPTFQVTVAVGDPADLEALTTLFADHDFAAEPAGSLTTHCACCSEGTLHKEPRPALAGAQRVSLAAPEDEARGLLDRWAGEKAIGRSWSGLEAAG, translated from the coding sequence GTGCGGAAGTCCGAGGCCATGGAGCTGATCAAGCAGGCGTACGTGGCCTGGGACGCCGAGGAGTGGCAGCGCGCCGCCGACCTCTACGAACAGGTGCTCGCCCATTTCCCGGACGAGAAGCCGAGCGCGGAGTGGTGGTACGACGCCGCGCTCGGCCACAAGTTCCTGCGCAACTGGGACAAGGCGTACGAGCTCGGCATCCAGGCCGCCGCCCGCGCACCGCGCGGCGAGGGCGACCCCGCGTACTGGAACCTCGGCATCGCCGCCACGATCCGCCGCGACTGGGCCACCGCCCGCGACGCCTGGACCGGCTTCGGCATCCAGCTGCCCGACGGCGAGGGCGAGATCGACGGCCGCTTCGGCCAGGCCTGCGTGCGCCTCGACACCGATGGCGCACGTGAGGTGGTGTGGATCGACCGGCTGTGCCCGACGCGCGGGCGCGTGATGAACGTGCCCGTGACCGGCGGCCGCCGCTACGGCGAGATCGTCCTCCACGACGGCCAGCCCAACGGCGAACGCGTCGTCGACGGCGCGACCTACCCCGTCTTCGACGAACTGCTCCTCTTCGAACCGTCCGACCTGCCCACGTTCCAGGTGACGGTCGCGGTCGGCGACCCCGCCGACCTGGAAGCCCTCACCACCCTCTTCGCCGACCACGACTTCGCGGCGGAACCCGCCGGCAGCCTGACGACGCACTGCGCCTGCTGCAGCGAGGGCACCCTCCACAAGGAGCCCCGGCCGGCGCTCGCGGGCGCCCAGCGCGTGTCCCTGGCGGCCCCGGAGGACGAGGCTCGCGGGCTGCTCGACCGGTGGGCGGGCGAGAAGGCGATCGGGCGGAGCTGGAGCGGTCTGGAAGCCGCGGGTTAG
- a CDS encoding TetR family transcriptional regulator, which yields MPAEVKVEAVAGRPDSPPLTERQEARRRRILHASAQLASRGGFDAVQMREVAESSQVALGTLYRYFPSKIHLLVATMQDQLEHMHGTLRKKPPSGTTAAERVAETLMRAFRALQREPHLADAMVRALTFADRSVSPEVDQVSHQTTAIILDAMGLENPSAEQLSAVRVIEHTWHSALITWLSGRASIAQVKIDIETVCRLIDLTAPEQRTRA from the coding sequence ATGCCTGCGGAAGTCAAGGTGGAAGCCGTCGCGGGGCGACCGGACTCACCGCCCCTCACGGAGCGACAGGAGGCCCGTCGGCGCCGCATCCTGCACGCGAGCGCCCAGCTGGCCAGCCGGGGCGGTTTCGACGCCGTGCAGATGCGTGAGGTCGCCGAGTCCTCGCAGGTCGCCCTCGGCACGCTCTACCGCTACTTCCCCTCCAAGATTCATCTGCTGGTCGCCACCATGCAGGACCAGCTGGAGCACATGCACGGCACGCTCCGCAAGAAGCCCCCGAGCGGCACGACGGCGGCCGAGCGCGTCGCCGAGACCCTGATGCGCGCCTTCCGCGCCCTCCAGCGCGAGCCCCACCTCGCCGACGCCATGGTCCGCGCGCTCACCTTCGCCGACCGCAGCGTCAGCCCCGAGGTCGACCAGGTCTCGCACCAGACGACCGCGATCATCCTGGACGCCATGGGCCTGGAGAACCCGAGCGCGGAGCAGCTGTCGGCGGTCCGTGTCATCGAACACACCTGGCACTCGGCCCTCATCACCTGGCTCTCCGGCCGCGCCTCGATCGCCCAGGTGAAGATCGACATCGAGACGGTGTGCCGCCTGATCGACCTGACGGCCCCGGAGCAGCGGACGCGGGCATAA
- a CDS encoding glycosyltransferase family 4 protein, with the protein MTAEASQAGSRHDLAADGERPLNIALLTYKGNPFCGGQGVYVRHISRELARLGHRVEVIGSQPYPVLDEDTVPADGPGGISLTELPSLDLYRQPDPFRTPKRDEYRDWVDALEVATMWTGGFPEPLTFSLRARRHLRARRGEFDVVHDNQTLGYGLLGDVGAPLVTTIHHPITVDRQLELDAAEGWQRRMSVRRWYAFTRMQKRVARRLPSVLTVSGTSRQEIVDHLGVRDDRMHVVHIGADTDLFSPNPAVPQVPGRIVTTSSADVPLKGLVFLVEALAKVRAEHPAAHLVVVGKRPAEGPVAQAVERYGLEGAVEFVKGISDAELVDLVRSAEVACVPSLYEGFSLPAAEAMATGTPLVATTGGAIPEVAGPDGETCLAVPPGDPGALAAGLSRLLGDPELRRRLGRAGRERVLTRFTWARAAEGTVAHYREVIARAEGRPAGAAASAVPAADHTVEAAELVETHEAVEAHKAVEVVDEAVETNRESANRESRATC; encoded by the coding sequence GTGACCGCTGAGGCCAGTCAGGCGGGGTCTCGGCATGACCTCGCTGCGGACGGCGAGCGACCGCTCAACATCGCGCTCCTCACCTATAAGGGGAACCCGTTCTGCGGGGGGCAGGGCGTCTACGTACGGCACATCTCGCGAGAGCTGGCACGCCTCGGCCACCGGGTCGAGGTGATCGGTTCCCAGCCGTACCCCGTGCTCGACGAGGACACCGTGCCCGCCGACGGTCCGGGCGGGATCTCCCTCACCGAGCTGCCCAGCCTCGACCTCTACCGGCAGCCCGACCCCTTCCGCACCCCGAAGCGGGACGAGTACCGCGACTGGGTCGACGCCCTCGAAGTGGCGACGATGTGGACCGGCGGGTTCCCGGAGCCGTTGACCTTCTCGCTCCGCGCCCGCCGTCATCTGCGCGCCCGGCGCGGCGAGTTCGATGTCGTCCACGACAACCAGACGCTCGGGTACGGGCTGTTGGGCGATGTGGGCGCGCCCCTCGTCACCACCATCCACCACCCCATCACCGTGGACCGGCAGTTGGAGCTGGACGCGGCCGAGGGGTGGCAGCGGCGGATGTCCGTGCGCCGCTGGTACGCGTTCACGCGCATGCAGAAGCGGGTCGCACGGCGGCTGCCGTCAGTGCTCACCGTCTCCGGCACCTCCCGCCAGGAGATCGTCGACCACCTCGGCGTACGAGACGACCGTATGCACGTCGTGCACATCGGCGCCGACACCGACCTCTTCTCGCCGAATCCGGCCGTGCCACAGGTACCGGGCCGGATCGTCACCACCTCAAGCGCGGACGTGCCGCTGAAGGGGCTCGTCTTCCTCGTCGAGGCGCTCGCCAAGGTGCGCGCCGAGCACCCCGCCGCCCATCTGGTCGTCGTCGGCAAGCGGCCCGCCGAGGGCCCGGTCGCCCAGGCCGTCGAGCGGTACGGCCTCGAAGGCGCCGTCGAGTTCGTCAAGGGCATATCGGACGCCGAGCTGGTCGACCTGGTCCGCTCGGCCGAGGTGGCCTGTGTCCCCTCGCTGTACGAGGGGTTCTCGCTGCCCGCCGCCGAGGCCATGGCCACCGGTACGCCGCTGGTCGCCACCACCGGCGGGGCCATACCGGAGGTCGCCGGACCCGACGGCGAGACCTGCCTCGCGGTGCCCCCGGGCGACCCGGGCGCCCTGGCCGCCGGACTGAGCCGGCTCCTCGGCGACCCGGAACTCCGGCGGCGGCTCGGCCGCGCGGGACGCGAGCGGGTCCTCACCCGGTTCACCTGGGCCCGCGCCGCCGAGGGCACGGTCGCCCACTACCGCGAGGTGATCGCCCGCGCCGAGGGCCGTCCGGCGGGGGCCGCCGCGAGCGCCGTACCGGCGGCGGACCACACCGTCGAAGCCGCCGAACTCGTCGAAACCCACGAGGCTGTCGAAGCCCACAAGGCTGTCGAAGTCGTCGACGAAGCAGTCGAGACCAACCGCGAAAGCGCCAACCGCGAAAGCAGGGCCACGTGCTGA
- a CDS encoding class I SAM-dependent methyltransferase: MLTVDFSRFPLAPGDRVLDLGCGAGRHAFECYRRGAQVVALDQNAEDIREVAKWFAAMKEAGEAPEGATATAMEGDALALPFPDESFDVVIISEVMEHIPDDKGVLAEMVRVLRPGGRIAITVPRYGPEKVCWALSDAYHEVEGGHIRIYKADELLAKIREAGLKPYGTHHAHALHSPYWWLKCAFGVDNDKALPVRAYHKLLVWDIMKKPLATRVAEEALNPLIGKSFVAYATKPHLPRIPEEAGIPEEAGASEKAGPSEKAGPFEEAGTKAGADAK, encoded by the coding sequence GTGCTGACCGTCGATTTCTCCCGGTTCCCGCTCGCTCCGGGGGACCGGGTCCTGGATCTCGGCTGTGGAGCGGGCCGGCACGCCTTCGAGTGCTACCGGCGCGGCGCCCAGGTCGTGGCCCTCGACCAGAACGCCGAGGACATCCGCGAGGTCGCCAAGTGGTTCGCGGCGATGAAGGAGGCCGGGGAGGCCCCGGAAGGCGCCACCGCCACCGCCATGGAGGGCGACGCCCTCGCGCTGCCCTTCCCCGACGAGTCCTTCGACGTCGTCATCATCTCCGAGGTGATGGAGCACATCCCCGACGACAAGGGCGTACTCGCCGAGATGGTCCGGGTGCTGCGGCCCGGCGGCCGCATAGCCATCACCGTCCCGCGCTACGGCCCCGAGAAGGTCTGCTGGGCGCTCTCCGACGCCTACCACGAGGTCGAGGGCGGCCACATCCGCATCTACAAGGCGGACGAACTCCTGGCCAAGATCCGTGAGGCGGGCCTCAAGCCGTACGGCACCCACCACGCGCACGCCCTGCACTCGCCGTACTGGTGGCTGAAGTGCGCGTTCGGCGTCGACAACGACAAGGCGCTGCCCGTGCGGGCGTACCACAAGCTGCTGGTCTGGGACATCATGAAGAAGCCGCTGGCCACCCGGGTCGCCGAGGAGGCGCTGAACCCGCTCATCGGCAAGAGCTTCGTGGCGTACGCGACCAAGCCGCACCTTCCCCGGATCCCGGAGGAAGCCGGGATCCCAGAGGAAGCCGGAGCGTCCGAGAAGGCCGGGCCGTCCGAGAAGGCCGGGCCGTTCGAGGAAGCCGGAACCAAGGCCGGGGCGGACGCCAAGTGA